ACACACCGTTCCATCTGGAAGGTTATGGGAATCACCAACATCTATTTGATTTTCATTGCAGGATTTAACTATGTTACTGATGGGAACTATCTATTCATCTGCCATAAGCCTGTAAATGGATCCATCATTGATGTTTTGGGTCCCTGGCCCTGGTACATTCTGTCTCTCGAAGTGGTAGCTGTGATTTCATTCTATATTTACTACTCCCCTTTCGCTCTGAAAGATCTCATTGCAGGACGTCGTTCTTAGCTTTCTTCAGTCCAAAAGATGGATGGCCTCAAACTTTTTAGCTTGGTGTTTCCTTTTTGGCCTAGCCTCAGCATCTGCATTCTGCTTAATAAAATTCACTATTTCACTTTGATGCATACTGTTTCTGGCAATAAACCAGGTGGGAAAAGCAGCTGGGGTGAGACGTGCATTTTGCCATTCCGAGTGCGCGACTACTGGCTGAATTTTTGGCTGATGAAGTAAATTTTTCTTCTGGCGGATATCCAGATAGACCTGTTGATGACTTAAATTATAATCCCCAAAAGATGATGAGCAGGCGTGGGTCAGAACCGAACTTTCGATATGAAAACCTGACCTAAAGGCTGCGGTGTAAAACATCTCATCATAGGGGAGTATCATCTCATATGTTTGCCCACGCAGCAATTGAAAAAAAGTGCTTTCAATATTCAAAAACTGCAGACCATCACCAATAAATGTCACTCGGTCAAAATTATATGTAAGTAATTCTTTAATTCTGGGAAGTACATCCCTACCAAGAATTGTCACGGTTACCATATTTTCATTATGACCATTTTCATGGGATGAAAGTGAATAGTTTTCCCAATCATAATTGATGGGGTATGACAAAGTGGAGAATAATTGCTCGTGAATCAGAGCTTTCAATTCGGGCTGTGTCGCATGGGTAGGGATATACAATGTGGTCGTATAAATTTCCGGGGGATAAAGCAATATCCAGATTTCTGTGTCAGAATTAAGCACCCCGGCATGATCCAATATGGCCTTGATTCGTTCATTCATAGCAGCATCTCCAGGTGCCCGCCTATATGTCATCTCACTGGGGGAGGTTCCGTGTGGTTTCACGTAAAGGAAGAGTTCTGTTTTGTCCTTTAAGTAAGTGAGAAATAAACGGGCTCTGGATTTTTGTGCATGAATCATAAAGTTTTACCATGTTTTGTGTTCATAACAGGGTTCTATTTATTGTACTCAATTGTGAATTTGATTTGACCAAAAATAATAATCCTAATCGTTTATGCAAGCTTTATTTATGATTTATTTAATTTTATATTAAATATATAGTAATTTGTGAAATATCGGATACATAATGTGCAGGACTCCTCATTTCACCGTTGGTATTAATTGTCATTGTGGAGTGTGTGACTGGTGAATAGTTTTGATCATGTCAACTGCCAATAATTCCGACTGTAAAGATGCAAGACCCTATCGCCTTGAAAATGCCATTCAGAACTATCCCTGGGGCACAAGAGACCATGACGCCTTCATCCCAAAACTCCTGGGGCTCGACCCAGAACCTGGACAAGCATATGCTGAATTATGGATGGGGGTTCACCCGAAGGCACCTTCATCGATAATCAATCTGGAAGAAGGTCCTCTCAGTCTCTCCAATTGGATTTTAGATGACCCACAGAAACGGCTGGGAACAGATAAGAGGCATATATCACTTCCCTATCTCTTTAAGGTACTGTCCGCTGGTGAAGCTCTCAGTATTCAAGCCCATCCAAACAAATTACAAGCTGAAAATCTCCATCGAGTGGATGCTGAACACTATCCTGATGATAATCACAAGCCCGAGATTGCTGTTGCCATCGATCATTTAGATGCACTGGTTGGGTTTATCTCAGACCAGGAATTTTCTACGCTTATGGAAACTCGTCCTGAGCTCAAATCATTGTTAAGCAGAGATTCCAGCCCCATTGATACCCTTAAAAGTGGTGTTCAAGCCCTGTTTCATATTAGAGAGAAGGATTCAAAATATTTTGCTGATACCACACACCAGATTTATCAATGTCTCAGTCAAAAAGATAACCCTGATGAATCAGAGATCCTTTACCTGGAGCAATATGAGAAGTGGGGGCCGGAGGATATTGGGCTCATTTTTCTGTTCTTGTTGAATAGAGTTCACCTGGAACCGGGTGAAGCAGTATTTTTATCTCCTGGTGTCCCCCATGCCTACCTAAAGGGCAATATCATTGAGTGTATGGCGAACTCTGATAATGTCGTTCGAGTGGGATTAACTAACAAATTTTGCGATGCTGAGGCGCTTCAGAACATACTCGTCTATGATACGGAATCCGATTATCGGGTTGCTCAAACCAGGCAGGGGTATCAGAGTGAGTATGCCACTCCGGTGTCGGAGTTCAGAATCAAATCACTTGAATTGCCAGAGGGAAAATCTGAATCATTCGCATCCCGAAGAAGTCTGACTATGTTCTTGCTTTTGGAAGGAGAGATCAGTTTACACTGGGGTGGGAAGGATAATTCCTGCACCTGTGTGTTGAAACGGGGTCATACCTTTATCACTCCAGCAAATTTGAGTGAATTCGATATATCAGCTCGCATGGACTCGAAGCTGTATCTGGTTGAGATCCCCTAGATTTACTAACTGGCCTTGGCTTGAATCCGGAATTTATCTGATACAATGGTGGGTTTCACACTGGCCCAGCGTAACATGAGATTTACTGACTCGCTCATATCATCCAGTTTAATTGGATCAAGAAAAGCTGTCACCTGTACAAAATAATCTTCCTCGTCTGACAGGCCCTTGGTATTCACAATAACAAGATTGCTTACAGAAATATAAGTGTCCTTTGCGGCCTCAATTGTAAAGAAACGCTCCAACTCGCCATTCTGTGAATTAAATAGATAATAGGTCTCCGTCTCCTCATCAAAACGAAAACCATTCACGACTTCTTTCATCTGGAGCGGTGTCGCTTCCCCGCGTGCGAAGAGTTCGAAGCGAAAATGAAGGGTGATATTCTCGCCAGAGAGTAACACATCATCCAGGGTTTCAGTAAATGAATCAGCCAGTTTGGTGCTGCAGACAATCTCATGTTTTACGCCGGAGTATTGAAGGTCAAGTCCCTCAAACCAGGGATTTGAGGTCACCACTGATGACAGAAACAATTGAGTAACTGCAATGAGGGAAGCATTAAAAGTCTGGGTTAAGAATTCAAACATGATACATCAAGAATTGCCCATGACAAGACCGACCGCTGTAGCAACCAGTGTAAGTGTCATAACCAATATGGTAGTTACTCCATAGCTAAGGAGCAACAGCACCATTTTTGTGGCAGTTTTGGAATAGGATTGCCCATAAAATTGTCTCATGGCGATAAATAAATATATCAAACTTGAAATTATTACAAGCCACATGGTCAATTTAAAGTCCAAAATGATGGTCAAAATAAGGAGACTAAAAATAAAGGCATGGACGTGAATGCTGAAAACGAGATGCTCAATGTAGAGTTTTTTTCTGCGCCAGTAGAGTGCCTTTAGTTGAAGCGCTGCCACGGGAAGCAAAAGGAACATCATTTTTGCGAAATTATCACTAAAATTGGACAGAAAATCACCTTGATTGACATCATATTGCCCCCCTCCTAAGGACAATTGCATCCCTGATTGGGAACTATCAGGATCTACGGGTACCAGCCCAGACCCCTCATAACTCAACACATCATTGCTCGATGCAGTCTGCTTGGCTTCCAGTGCATTCTCCAAAGCATTATCAAGGTTACCTGTTTCAGTAATTTCCTTAAAGAATTCATTACTCTGAACGCTTGGGAGGAGGGTTTTAAGCGTGAGTGATAGAAAAAAAAGGACGCTGGCGACCAGATATATTCGAACGGGCGGTATGTATCTGACTCTGCGACCCCTCACATACTCAGAGGTCAAGAAGCCTGGTTTGGTAAAAAGAAGTCTCAGAGATCTCAATACACGAGAATCAACATCAAGCAGTTCTTCTAAGAAATCTGAGAAAAAATCCTTAAATGTGAGGCTGTAATCCTTGTTTTTCTGTCCGCACTCCGGACAAAATTGTGCGCTGAGGGGTGAGCCACAGTTTAGACATTCCGTTCGTTGCGGTATTCTTGGCTTTTGTTTACTCATAACTAAAGTCTAAATTTAGATGGAAATCTGGATAGGGTAAGTCTTTTTTCATAGTAGCAATTATTAATGGAGGGTATCTAAATTTCACCTCAAATCGAAATACGTTCTGCGGCGGTTGAGCTCAATATCATCAACTCACTTGAAATGATGATATTTGGAAATGCCAGAGTTACTGCATCCCGATTGGAGAAGATTCAGCAACAGCACCCGCTCCTTTTAATTGCCTATGATGGTGAACGTCCAATTGGTTTTAAACTGGGATATGTGATAGAAGGGGTCCGAACGTTCTTTTCCTGGTTGGGTGGAGTAGATTCTAACTATCGGCGACAGGGTATAGCCCAGGCTCTGCTTGATTTTCAGGAGCATCATGTTAAAAATGTGGGGATTGCTACCATTTATTTTACCACTTTCGATCGATTCCCAGCAATGATTCAGCTTGGCAAAAAGAATAATTATGTCAAGGTGAAGACAGCACTGGAAGGTGGCGAGAAAAAATACTGGTTCGAGAAACAACTTCTCTAGTCCAGATTTAACGAGACAACTCATGGATTCAGAGACATTTCATACTTTCTCAGTTTTAACTGTTGGGTTAGTTTAAAGGCATTGCATTGAGGAGAGTCGGGTTATGTTAAATATGAATAAAATCAATATCATCAGATCAGTTATACTCATCGTTATCATTCTTTCACCAACATTTGCACGGTCACAGGCCAAAGAATCTGACGTAAGCGCCCTCCATCGTGAGATAGATAAACTCAGCGAGATGGTGACAAAATTCAAAGCAGAGCAAGCCAGATCTTACAGTCTGGAGGCTGAGCTTAAAGCACCCAATGGTGACTTTGACAAACGCGATAGTCTTAGACTGGTTCGATTGAAGAGAAAACAGGCAGAATCCCGAGCCAGAATTGATCAAATCACCCTGGACATTATTAAAATCAGCAAACAACTGGAAGACCCAGGAAAGCGATACGCCTTGGCCAAGCGGATGCAGCAGCCCAAGGTTACCCAGAAAGCAACAAGTCAGGAAGGGACCCTCGACTCAACAGCAACCCCACAGCTAGTCAGTGCTCGCTCAATAGATTTATCAGCTGTAAAACTGGTTCGCCAGGGCAAATCTCTGGATCAGGCTCGGCTTCTTACCATCGATAAGCTAAGCGATAAACAGGTGCTGGCATTCTATCAGGATTTAAGTAAAGAGGCTCGCTAC
The sequence above is a segment of the Candidatus Neomarinimicrobiota bacterium genome. Coding sequences within it:
- the manA gene encoding mannose-6-phosphate isomerase, class I, producing the protein MSTANNSDCKDARPYRLENAIQNYPWGTRDHDAFIPKLLGLDPEPGQAYAELWMGVHPKAPSSIINLEEGPLSLSNWILDDPQKRLGTDKRHISLPYLFKVLSAGEALSIQAHPNKLQAENLHRVDAEHYPDDNHKPEIAVAIDHLDALVGFISDQEFSTLMETRPELKSLLSRDSSPIDTLKSGVQALFHIREKDSKYFADTTHQIYQCLSQKDNPDESEILYLEQYEKWGPEDIGLIFLFLLNRVHLEPGEAVFLSPGVPHAYLKGNIIECMANSDNVVRVGLTNKFCDAEALQNILVYDTESDYRVAQTRQGYQSEYATPVSEFRIKSLELPEGKSESFASRRSLTMFLLLEGEISLHWGGKDNSCTCVLKRGHTFITPANLSEFDISARMDSKLYLVEIP
- a CDS encoding DUF3667 domain-containing protein, coding for MSKQKPRIPQRTECLNCGSPLSAQFCPECGQKNKDYSLTFKDFFSDFLEELLDVDSRVLRSLRLLFTKPGFLTSEYVRGRRVRYIPPVRIYLVASVLFFLSLTLKTLLPSVQSNEFFKEITETGNLDNALENALEAKQTASSNDVLSYEGSGLVPVDPDSSQSGMQLSLGGGQYDVNQGDFLSNFSDNFAKMMFLLLPVAALQLKALYWRRKKLYIEHLVFSIHVHAFIFSLLILTIILDFKLTMWLVIISSLIYLFIAMRQFYGQSYSKTATKMVLLLLSYGVTTILVMTLTLVATAVGLVMGNS
- a CDS encoding GNAT family N-acetyltransferase; protein product: MMIFGNARVTASRLEKIQQQHPLLLIAYDGERPIGFKLGYVIEGVRTFFSWLGGVDSNYRRQGIAQALLDFQEHHVKNVGIATIYFTTFDRFPAMIQLGKKNNYVKVKTALEGGEKKYWFEKQLL